The following coding sequences are from one Panthera leo isolate Ple1 chromosome E1, P.leo_Ple1_pat1.1, whole genome shotgun sequence window:
- the TRPV2 gene encoding transient receptor potential cation channel subfamily V member 2 isoform X2: MASSSSSPTFRLQTSDGGQEDGTEADKGNLGLGDGPPPMESPFQSEDRNCPPQIKVNLNYRKGTGVSQPDPKRFDRDRLFSVVARGVPEDLAGLAEYLSRTSKYLTDSEYTEGSTGKTCLMKAVLNLRDGANACILPLLQIDRDSGNPQPLVNAQCTDEYYRGHSALHIAIEKRSLQCVKLLVENGANVHARACGHFFQKKSQGTCFYFGELPLSLAACTKQWDVVTYLLENRHQPASLQAADSLGNTVLHALVMIADNSAENSALVIRMYDGLLRAGARLCPTVQLEDIPNLQGLTPLKLAAKEGKIEIFRHILQREFSGPCQPLSRKFTEWCYGPVRVSLYDLASVDSWEENSVLEIIAFHCRSPHRHRMVVLEPLNKLLQAKWDLLIPRFFFNFLCYLMYMFLFTAVAYHQPALEKAFLSLKVTGGSMLLLGHILILLGGVYLLVGQLWYFWRRRLFIWISFLDSYFEILFLIQALLTVVSQVLRFLAVEWYLPLLVSSLVLGWLNLLYYTRGLQHTGIYSVMIQKVILRDLLRFLLVYLVFLFGFAVALVSLSREALDSGVPTGPNVTEAAQPGVGREDEGGSSSPYGGILDASLELFKFTIGMGELAFQDQLRFRGVVLLLLLAYVLLTYILLLNMLIALMSETVNSVATDSWSIWKLQKAISVLEMENGYWWCRRKKRRAGVKLAVGTRPDGSPDERWCFRVEEVNWAAWEQTLPTVCEEPAGPGVPGTVKKPVLAVQPEEDTASEDDHLPLQLLESC, from the exons ATGGCCTCGTCCTCCAGCTCTCCCACTTTCAGGCTCCAGACATCAGACGGAGGCCAAGAAGATGGCACTGAGGCAGACAAAGGAAATCTGGGCCTTGGGGACGGGCCGCCCCCCATGGAGTCACCATTCCAGAGCGAAGACCGGAACTGCCCCCCTCAGATCAAAGTGAACCTCAACTACCGCAAAGGAACGGGTGTCAG CCAGCCAGACCCAAAACGCTTTGACCGTGACCGGCTCTTCAGCGTGGTGGCCCGGGGCGTCCCCGAGGATCTGGCTGGGTTAGCAGAGTACCTGTCCCGGACCAGCAAGTACCTCACCGACTCAGAGTACACAG AGGGCTCCACGGGTAAGACGTGCCTGATGAAGGCCGTGTTGAACCTTCGGGATGGGGCCAACGCCTGCATCCTGCCGTTGCTGCAGATTGACCGGGACTCTGGCAATCCCCAGCCCCTGGTCAATGCCCAGTGCACGGATGAGTACTACCGAGGCCACAGCGCCTTGCATATTGCCATCGAGAAGAGGAGCCTGCAGTGTGTGAAGCTCTTGGTGGAGAATGGGGCCAATGTGCATGCCCGGGCCTGTGGCCACTTCTTCCAGAAGAAGAGCCAAGGGACTTGCTTCTACTTCG GCGAgctgcccctctctctggccgCGTGCACCAAGCAGTGGGATGTGGTGACCTACCTCCTGGAGAACCGGCATCAGCCTGCCAGCCTGCAGGCGGCCGACTCACTGGGCAACACTGTCCTGCACGCCTTGGTGATGATCGCAGATAACTCGGCCGAGAACAGTGCGCTGGTGATCCGCATGTACGACGGGCTTCTCCGAGCCGGCGCCCGCCTCTGCCCCACAGTGCAGCTCGAAGACATCCCCAACCTGCAGGGCCTCACGCCCCTGAAGCTGGCCGCCAAGGAGGGCAAAATTGAG ATTTTCAGACACATCCTGCAGCGGGAGTTCTCAGGGCCGTGCCAGCCACTTTCCCGGAAGTTTACCGAGTGGTGCTATGGGCCTGTCCGGGTGTCGCTGTATGACCTGGCCTCTGTGGACAGCTGGGAGGAGAACTCAGTGCTGGAGATCATCGCCTTTCATTGCAGAAGCCCG CACCGACACCGGATGGTGGTTTTGGAGCCGCTGAACAAACTGCTACAGGCGAAATGGGATCTGCTAATCCCCAGATTCTTCTTCAACTTCCTGTGTTACTTGATGTACATGTTCCTCTTCACTGCTGTTGCCTACCACCAGCCCGCCCTGGAGAAG GCCTTCCTCTCCCTGAAAGTGACtggaggctccatgctgctgcTGGGCCACATCCTGATCCTGCTTGGGGGGGTCTACCTCCTCGTGGGCCAG ctGTGGTACTTCTGGAGACGCCGTCTGTTCATCTGGATCTCGTTCCTGGACAGCTACTTTGAAATCCTCTT CCTGATTCAGGCCCTGCTCACGGTGGTGTCCCAGGTGCTGCGTTTCCTGGCCGTCGAGTGGTACCTGCCCCTGCTGGTGTCCTCGCTGGTGCTGGGCTGGCTGAACCTGCTTTACTACACACGTGGCTTGCAACACACGGGCATCTACAGTGTCATGATCCAGAAG GTCATCCTGCGGGACCTGCTCCGCTTCCTGCTGGTCTACTTAGTCTTCCTTTTCGGCTTCGCTGTAG CCCTGGTGAGCTTGAGCCGGGAAGCCCTGGACTCCGGGGTCCCCACGGGCCCCAATGTCACGGAGGCAGCACAGCCTGGGGTGGGACGGGAGGACGAGGGGGGCAGCTCGTCCCCATACGGTGGCATCCTGGACGCCTCCTTGGAGCTCTTCAAGTTCACCATCGGCATGGGGGAGCTGGCCTTCCAAGACCAGCTGCGTTTCCGCGGCGTcgtgctgttgctgctgctggcaTACGTGCTGCTCACCTACATCCTGCTGCTCAACATGCTCATCGCCCTCATGAGCGAGACCGTCAACAGTGTCGCCACCGACAGCTGGAGCATCTGGAAGCTGCAG AAAGCCATCTCTGTCCTGGAGATGGAGAATGGCTACTGGTGGTGCAGAAGGAAGAAGCGGCGGGCAGGCGTGAAGCTGGCCGTTGGCACCAGGCCAGATGGCAGCCCTGATGAGCGCTGGTGCTTCCG GGTGGAGGAAGTGAACTGGGCCGCGTGGGAACAGACACTGCCAACCGTGTGTGAGGAGCCAGCAGGGCCTGGCGTCCCTG GCACCGTGAAGAAGCCTGTCCTGGCCGTCCAACCGGAGGAGGACACCGCCTCGGAGGATGACCACCTGCCCCTCCAGCTCCTGGAGTCCTGCTGA
- the TRPV2 gene encoding transient receptor potential cation channel subfamily V member 2 isoform X3, protein MASSSSSPTFRLQTSDGGQEDGTEADKGNLGLGDGPPPMESPFQSEDRNCPPQIKVNLNYRKGTGVRPAGHTASDSLWVPPVVPSPPGLPLKSMTGSCAEILSGIMSLFQPDPKRFDRDRLFSVVARGVPEDLAGLAEYLSRTSKYLTDSEYTEGSTGKTCLMKAVLNLRDGANACILPLLQIDRDSGNPQPLVNAQCTDEYYRGHSALHIAIEKRSLQCVKLLVENGANVHARACGHFFQKKSQGTCFYFGELPLSLAACTKQWDVVTYLLENRHQPASLQAADSLGNTVLHALVMIADNSAENSALVIRMYDGLLRAGARLCPTVQLEDIPNLQGLTPLKLAAKEGKIEIFRHILQREFSGPCQPLSRKFTEWCYGPVRVSLYDLASVDSWEENSVLEIIAFHCRSPHRHRMVVLEPLNKLLQAKWDLLIPRFFFNFLCYLMYMFLFTAVAYHQPALEKAFLSLKVTGGSMLLLGHILILLGGVYLLVGQPDSGPAHGGVPGAAFPGRRVVPAPAGVLAGAGLAEPALLHTWLATHGHLQCHDPEGHPAGPAPLPAGLLSLPFRLRCSPGELEPGSPGLRGPHGPQCHGGSTAWGGTGGRGGQLVPIRWHPGRLLGALQVHHRHGGAGLPRPAAFPRRRAVAAAGIRAAHLHPAAQHAHRPHERDRQQCRHRQLEHLEAAESHLCPGDGEWLLVVQKEEAAGRREAGRWHQARWQP, encoded by the exons ATGGCCTCGTCCTCCAGCTCTCCCACTTTCAGGCTCCAGACATCAGACGGAGGCCAAGAAGATGGCACTGAGGCAGACAAAGGAAATCTGGGCCTTGGGGACGGGCCGCCCCCCATGGAGTCACCATTCCAGAGCGAAGACCGGAACTGCCCCCCTCAGATCAAAGTGAACCTCAACTACCGCAAAGGAACGGGTGTCAG GCCAGCAGGGCATACAGCCTCTGACAGTCTGTGGGTACCTCCTGTGGTCCCATCCCCACCTGGACTCCCGCTCAAGAGCATGACAGGTTCCTGTGCTGAAATCCTCTCTGGGATAATGAGCCTGTT CCAGCCAGACCCAAAACGCTTTGACCGTGACCGGCTCTTCAGCGTGGTGGCCCGGGGCGTCCCCGAGGATCTGGCTGGGTTAGCAGAGTACCTGTCCCGGACCAGCAAGTACCTCACCGACTCAGAGTACACAG AGGGCTCCACGGGTAAGACGTGCCTGATGAAGGCCGTGTTGAACCTTCGGGATGGGGCCAACGCCTGCATCCTGCCGTTGCTGCAGATTGACCGGGACTCTGGCAATCCCCAGCCCCTGGTCAATGCCCAGTGCACGGATGAGTACTACCGAGGCCACAGCGCCTTGCATATTGCCATCGAGAAGAGGAGCCTGCAGTGTGTGAAGCTCTTGGTGGAGAATGGGGCCAATGTGCATGCCCGGGCCTGTGGCCACTTCTTCCAGAAGAAGAGCCAAGGGACTTGCTTCTACTTCG GCGAgctgcccctctctctggccgCGTGCACCAAGCAGTGGGATGTGGTGACCTACCTCCTGGAGAACCGGCATCAGCCTGCCAGCCTGCAGGCGGCCGACTCACTGGGCAACACTGTCCTGCACGCCTTGGTGATGATCGCAGATAACTCGGCCGAGAACAGTGCGCTGGTGATCCGCATGTACGACGGGCTTCTCCGAGCCGGCGCCCGCCTCTGCCCCACAGTGCAGCTCGAAGACATCCCCAACCTGCAGGGCCTCACGCCCCTGAAGCTGGCCGCCAAGGAGGGCAAAATTGAG ATTTTCAGACACATCCTGCAGCGGGAGTTCTCAGGGCCGTGCCAGCCACTTTCCCGGAAGTTTACCGAGTGGTGCTATGGGCCTGTCCGGGTGTCGCTGTATGACCTGGCCTCTGTGGACAGCTGGGAGGAGAACTCAGTGCTGGAGATCATCGCCTTTCATTGCAGAAGCCCG CACCGACACCGGATGGTGGTTTTGGAGCCGCTGAACAAACTGCTACAGGCGAAATGGGATCTGCTAATCCCCAGATTCTTCTTCAACTTCCTGTGTTACTTGATGTACATGTTCCTCTTCACTGCTGTTGCCTACCACCAGCCCGCCCTGGAGAAG GCCTTCCTCTCCCTGAAAGTGACtggaggctccatgctgctgcTGGGCCACATCCTGATCCTGCTTGGGGGGGTCTACCTCCTCGTGGGCCAG CCTGATTCAGGCCCTGCTCACGGTGGTGTCCCAGGTGCTGCGTTTCCTGGCCGTCGAGTGGTACCTGCCCCTGCTGGTGTCCTCGCTGGTGCTGGGCTGGCTGAACCTGCTTTACTACACACGTGGCTTGCAACACACGGGCATCTACAGTGTCATGATCCAGAAG GTCATCCTGCGGGACCTGCTCCGCTTCCTGCTGGTCTACTTAGTCTTCCTTTTCGGCTTCGCTGTAG CCCTGGTGAGCTTGAGCCGGGAAGCCCTGGACTCCGGGGTCCCCACGGGCCCCAATGTCACGGAGGCAGCACAGCCTGGGGTGGGACGGGAGGACGAGGGGGGCAGCTCGTCCCCATACGGTGGCATCCTGGACGCCTCCTTGGAGCTCTTCAAGTTCACCATCGGCATGGGGGAGCTGGCCTTCCAAGACCAGCTGCGTTTCCGCGGCGTcgtgctgttgctgctgctggcaTACGTGCTGCTCACCTACATCCTGCTGCTCAACATGCTCATCGCCCTCATGAGCGAGACCGTCAACAGTGTCGCCACCGACAGCTGGAGCATCTGGAAGCTGCAG AAAGCCATCTCTGTCCTGGAGATGGAGAATGGCTACTGGTGGTGCAGAAGGAAGAAGCGGCGGGCAGGCGTGAAGCTGGCCGTTGGCACCAGGCCAGATGGCAGCCCTGA
- the TRPV2 gene encoding transient receptor potential cation channel subfamily V member 2 isoform X1 — MASSSSSPTFRLQTSDGGQEDGTEADKGNLGLGDGPPPMESPFQSEDRNCPPQIKVNLNYRKGTGVRPAGHTASDSLWVPPVVPSPPGLPLKSMTGSCAEILSGIMSLFQPDPKRFDRDRLFSVVARGVPEDLAGLAEYLSRTSKYLTDSEYTEGSTGKTCLMKAVLNLRDGANACILPLLQIDRDSGNPQPLVNAQCTDEYYRGHSALHIAIEKRSLQCVKLLVENGANVHARACGHFFQKKSQGTCFYFGELPLSLAACTKQWDVVTYLLENRHQPASLQAADSLGNTVLHALVMIADNSAENSALVIRMYDGLLRAGARLCPTVQLEDIPNLQGLTPLKLAAKEGKIEIFRHILQREFSGPCQPLSRKFTEWCYGPVRVSLYDLASVDSWEENSVLEIIAFHCRSPHRHRMVVLEPLNKLLQAKWDLLIPRFFFNFLCYLMYMFLFTAVAYHQPALEKAFLSLKVTGGSMLLLGHILILLGGVYLLVGQLWYFWRRRLFIWISFLDSYFEILFLIQALLTVVSQVLRFLAVEWYLPLLVSSLVLGWLNLLYYTRGLQHTGIYSVMIQKVILRDLLRFLLVYLVFLFGFAVALVSLSREALDSGVPTGPNVTEAAQPGVGREDEGGSSSPYGGILDASLELFKFTIGMGELAFQDQLRFRGVVLLLLLAYVLLTYILLLNMLIALMSETVNSVATDSWSIWKLQKAISVLEMENGYWWCRRKKRRAGVKLAVGTRPDGSPDERWCFRVEEVNWAAWEQTLPTVCEEPAGPGVPGTVKKPVLAVQPEEDTASEDDHLPLQLLESC; from the exons ATGGCCTCGTCCTCCAGCTCTCCCACTTTCAGGCTCCAGACATCAGACGGAGGCCAAGAAGATGGCACTGAGGCAGACAAAGGAAATCTGGGCCTTGGGGACGGGCCGCCCCCCATGGAGTCACCATTCCAGAGCGAAGACCGGAACTGCCCCCCTCAGATCAAAGTGAACCTCAACTACCGCAAAGGAACGGGTGTCAG GCCAGCAGGGCATACAGCCTCTGACAGTCTGTGGGTACCTCCTGTGGTCCCATCCCCACCTGGACTCCCGCTCAAGAGCATGACAGGTTCCTGTGCTGAAATCCTCTCTGGGATAATGAGCCTGTT CCAGCCAGACCCAAAACGCTTTGACCGTGACCGGCTCTTCAGCGTGGTGGCCCGGGGCGTCCCCGAGGATCTGGCTGGGTTAGCAGAGTACCTGTCCCGGACCAGCAAGTACCTCACCGACTCAGAGTACACAG AGGGCTCCACGGGTAAGACGTGCCTGATGAAGGCCGTGTTGAACCTTCGGGATGGGGCCAACGCCTGCATCCTGCCGTTGCTGCAGATTGACCGGGACTCTGGCAATCCCCAGCCCCTGGTCAATGCCCAGTGCACGGATGAGTACTACCGAGGCCACAGCGCCTTGCATATTGCCATCGAGAAGAGGAGCCTGCAGTGTGTGAAGCTCTTGGTGGAGAATGGGGCCAATGTGCATGCCCGGGCCTGTGGCCACTTCTTCCAGAAGAAGAGCCAAGGGACTTGCTTCTACTTCG GCGAgctgcccctctctctggccgCGTGCACCAAGCAGTGGGATGTGGTGACCTACCTCCTGGAGAACCGGCATCAGCCTGCCAGCCTGCAGGCGGCCGACTCACTGGGCAACACTGTCCTGCACGCCTTGGTGATGATCGCAGATAACTCGGCCGAGAACAGTGCGCTGGTGATCCGCATGTACGACGGGCTTCTCCGAGCCGGCGCCCGCCTCTGCCCCACAGTGCAGCTCGAAGACATCCCCAACCTGCAGGGCCTCACGCCCCTGAAGCTGGCCGCCAAGGAGGGCAAAATTGAG ATTTTCAGACACATCCTGCAGCGGGAGTTCTCAGGGCCGTGCCAGCCACTTTCCCGGAAGTTTACCGAGTGGTGCTATGGGCCTGTCCGGGTGTCGCTGTATGACCTGGCCTCTGTGGACAGCTGGGAGGAGAACTCAGTGCTGGAGATCATCGCCTTTCATTGCAGAAGCCCG CACCGACACCGGATGGTGGTTTTGGAGCCGCTGAACAAACTGCTACAGGCGAAATGGGATCTGCTAATCCCCAGATTCTTCTTCAACTTCCTGTGTTACTTGATGTACATGTTCCTCTTCACTGCTGTTGCCTACCACCAGCCCGCCCTGGAGAAG GCCTTCCTCTCCCTGAAAGTGACtggaggctccatgctgctgcTGGGCCACATCCTGATCCTGCTTGGGGGGGTCTACCTCCTCGTGGGCCAG ctGTGGTACTTCTGGAGACGCCGTCTGTTCATCTGGATCTCGTTCCTGGACAGCTACTTTGAAATCCTCTT CCTGATTCAGGCCCTGCTCACGGTGGTGTCCCAGGTGCTGCGTTTCCTGGCCGTCGAGTGGTACCTGCCCCTGCTGGTGTCCTCGCTGGTGCTGGGCTGGCTGAACCTGCTTTACTACACACGTGGCTTGCAACACACGGGCATCTACAGTGTCATGATCCAGAAG GTCATCCTGCGGGACCTGCTCCGCTTCCTGCTGGTCTACTTAGTCTTCCTTTTCGGCTTCGCTGTAG CCCTGGTGAGCTTGAGCCGGGAAGCCCTGGACTCCGGGGTCCCCACGGGCCCCAATGTCACGGAGGCAGCACAGCCTGGGGTGGGACGGGAGGACGAGGGGGGCAGCTCGTCCCCATACGGTGGCATCCTGGACGCCTCCTTGGAGCTCTTCAAGTTCACCATCGGCATGGGGGAGCTGGCCTTCCAAGACCAGCTGCGTTTCCGCGGCGTcgtgctgttgctgctgctggcaTACGTGCTGCTCACCTACATCCTGCTGCTCAACATGCTCATCGCCCTCATGAGCGAGACCGTCAACAGTGTCGCCACCGACAGCTGGAGCATCTGGAAGCTGCAG AAAGCCATCTCTGTCCTGGAGATGGAGAATGGCTACTGGTGGTGCAGAAGGAAGAAGCGGCGGGCAGGCGTGAAGCTGGCCGTTGGCACCAGGCCAGATGGCAGCCCTGATGAGCGCTGGTGCTTCCG GGTGGAGGAAGTGAACTGGGCCGCGTGGGAACAGACACTGCCAACCGTGTGTGAGGAGCCAGCAGGGCCTGGCGTCCCTG GCACCGTGAAGAAGCCTGTCCTGGCCGTCCAACCGGAGGAGGACACCGCCTCGGAGGATGACCACCTGCCCCTCCAGCTCCTGGAGTCCTGCTGA